The following are from one region of the Pectobacterium actinidiae genome:
- a CDS encoding 6-phospho-beta-glucosidase yields the protein MSASTFPNGFLWGGAIAANQAEGAYLEGGKGLTTVDMIPHGVNRLPVKLGQEPRFALREDEFYPSHQAIDFYHRYKEDIALMAEMGFTVFRTSIAWSRLYPNGDELTPNADGIAFYRDMFAECKKYNIEPLVTLCHFDVPMHLVTEYGSWRNRKMVEFFSRYARTCFEAFDGLVKYWLTFNEINILLHSPFSGAGLAFADGENQEQVKYQAAHHELVASALATKIAHEVNPENQVGCMLAGGNFYPWSCKPEDVWAALNKDRENLFFIDVQARGTYPAYTSRLFKEKGITIVSEPGDDEILKNTVDFVSFSYYASRCASADMNEQNSSAANIVKSLKNPHIKASEWGWGIDPLGLRITMNMMYDRYQKPLFLVENGLGAKDEINAQGEIDDDYRISYLREHISAMADAIGDGIPVIGYTSWGCIDLVSASTGEMSKRYGFIYVDRDDRGEGTLARKKKKSFYWYKKVIASNGSDLS from the coding sequence ATGTCTGCATCAACATTTCCCAATGGGTTCTTATGGGGGGGCGCGATTGCGGCCAATCAGGCAGAAGGTGCGTACCTCGAAGGCGGTAAAGGGCTGACGACGGTGGATATGATTCCCCACGGCGTGAATCGTCTGCCGGTGAAACTGGGGCAAGAACCGCGCTTTGCGCTGCGTGAGGATGAGTTTTATCCCAGCCATCAGGCGATCGATTTCTACCATCGCTATAAGGAAGATATTGCGCTGATGGCAGAAATGGGGTTCACGGTGTTCCGCACCTCTATCGCCTGGAGCCGACTTTACCCAAACGGGGATGAGCTGACACCCAACGCGGACGGTATAGCCTTTTATCGCGATATGTTTGCCGAGTGCAAGAAGTACAACATTGAGCCGCTGGTGACGCTGTGCCATTTCGATGTGCCGATGCATCTGGTTACCGAGTACGGTTCATGGCGTAACCGGAAAATGGTGGAATTCTTCTCTCGCTATGCCCGAACCTGCTTTGAAGCCTTCGATGGGCTGGTGAAATATTGGCTGACGTTTAATGAAATCAATATCTTGCTGCATAGTCCGTTTTCTGGCGCGGGGTTGGCGTTTGCCGACGGGGAAAATCAGGAGCAGGTGAAATACCAGGCTGCGCACCATGAATTGGTGGCGAGCGCGCTGGCGACGAAGATTGCGCATGAGGTTAACCCGGAAAATCAGGTTGGCTGCATGCTGGCTGGCGGCAATTTCTATCCGTGGTCGTGCAAACCGGAAGATGTCTGGGCGGCGCTAAATAAAGATCGAGAGAACCTATTCTTTATTGATGTGCAGGCGCGCGGCACTTATCCGGCGTATACGAGCCGCTTGTTTAAAGAGAAGGGCATCACGATTGTGTCAGAGCCGGGCGATGATGAGATTCTCAAGAATACGGTAGATTTTGTGTCCTTCAGCTATTACGCCTCCCGCTGCGCCTCGGCGGATATGAACGAGCAGAATAGCAGCGCGGCGAACATCGTGAAATCGTTAAAGAACCCGCACATCAAGGCGAGTGAATGGGGTTGGGGAATCGATCCGCTGGGTCTGCGCATCACCATGAACATGATGTATGACCGCTACCAGAAGCCGCTGTTTTTGGTAGAAAACGGGCTGGGTGCGAAGGATGAGATTAACGCACAGGGCGAGATTGATGATGACTATCGCATCAGCTACCTGCGCGAACACATCAGCGCGATGGCGGACGCGATTGGTGACGGTATCCCCGTCATAGGCTACACCTCGTGGGGTTGCATCGATCTGGTTTCTGCTTCTACCGGTGAAATGAGCAAACGCTATGGTTTCATCTATGTCGATCGCGACGACCGGGGAGAAGGGACATTAGCCAGAAAGAAAAAGAAATCGTTCTACTGGTACAAGAAGGTTATCGCCAGCAACGGGTCTGACCTGAGCTAA
- a CDS encoding LacI family DNA-binding transcriptional regulator: protein MSTMQEVAKKAGVSKATVSRVLSGKGYTSEETKALVYQAIEETGYRPNLLARNLATSKSACIGLVVTNTLYNGSYFNELLSQAAKKLEDNGRQLILVDGKHSADEERAAIQFLLGLRCDAIIIYPRFLNVDEMDDIIEKHKQPIMVVNRKLRKHQSHCICCDHKGSSYNATQHLIARGHRDIAFITGSLDSPTAIERLSGYKDALTAANIAIRDELIVRGKWTPHSGSLAITALRDSRVSFSAVVASNDEMAIGAIKALDEAGVAVPRDVSVVGFDDIPTAPFLKPSLSSVKDPVSDMINEVINRLIAMLDGGYFSKENLFLSELQVRDSIQNGPYGNPSV, encoded by the coding sequence ATGTCGACAATGCAGGAAGTGGCGAAGAAAGCAGGCGTATCAAAAGCAACGGTGTCGCGCGTGCTATCGGGCAAAGGCTATACCAGTGAAGAAACCAAAGCACTGGTCTATCAGGCCATTGAGGAGACGGGATATCGGCCCAATTTACTGGCGCGGAATCTGGCGACCAGCAAATCAGCCTGTATTGGTTTGGTGGTGACCAACACGCTCTACAACGGCAGCTATTTTAACGAACTGCTGTCACAGGCCGCTAAGAAGCTGGAAGACAACGGGCGTCAGTTGATTCTGGTCGATGGCAAACACAGCGCCGATGAAGAAAGAGCCGCGATTCAATTCCTGCTGGGGTTGCGCTGCGATGCAATCATCATCTATCCCCGTTTTCTCAACGTAGATGAGATGGACGACATCATCGAGAAGCACAAGCAGCCGATCATGGTGGTCAACCGTAAACTGCGGAAACATCAGAGCCACTGCATCTGCTGCGATCATAAGGGTTCCAGCTATAACGCTACGCAGCATCTGATCGCGCGCGGTCACAGAGATATCGCTTTTATCACCGGCTCACTGGATTCGCCGACGGCTATCGAACGCCTTTCCGGCTATAAAGATGCCCTGACGGCGGCCAATATCGCGATACGGGATGAACTGATTGTGAGAGGAAAATGGACGCCGCACAGCGGATCGCTCGCGATTACTGCCCTACGCGATAGCCGGGTATCGTTTAGCGCCGTTGTCGCCAGCAATGACGAGATGGCGATTGGCGCGATAAAAGCACTGGATGAGGCTGGCGTTGCCGTGCCGCGCGACGTTTCTGTCGTCGGATTCGACGATATTCCCACCGCCCCGTTTTTGAAGCCGTCGCTCTCCAGCGTCAAAGATCCGGTGAGCGATATGATCAACGAAGTGATTAACCGCCTGATCGCGATGCTGGACGGCGGCTATTTCTCGAAAGAAAATCTGTTCTTGTCA
- the ascF gene encoding PTS cellobiose/arbutin/salicin transporter subunit IIBC produces MSKNYAAVSRSIVDAIGGADNIAAVTHCMTRLRFVLKDNDAANVAELKAISGVLGVVKNDNQCQVIIGNTVSQAYAEVVKLLPEGAEAEKAVPVNNKITLRRIGAGILDALIGTMSPLIPAIIGGSMVKLLAMILDMTGLFEKGASTITILNVIGDGAFFFLPIMVAASAAVKFKTNMSLAIAIAGVLVHPTFIDLMAKAAQGQQVVFMGLTVTAVKYTYTVIPALCMTWILSYIEKWVDRITPAVTKNFLKPMLIVLIASPIAIMLIGPIGIWIGSGISAVVYTVHDYLGWLSVAIMGAIWPLLVMTGMHRVFTPTIIQTIAETGKEGMVMPSEIGANLSLGGSSLAVAWRTKNPELRQTALAAAASAIVAGISEPALYGVALRLKRPLIACLITGFICGAVAGIGGLASHSMASPGLFTSVQFFDPTNPMSIAWVFGVMILSVVISFFVTLLLGFEDIPVEDQPEEKRVQSDEISVPQHAANTN; encoded by the coding sequence ATGTCAAAGAATTATGCGGCTGTATCCCGTTCGATCGTCGATGCCATCGGTGGTGCTGATAACATCGCTGCCGTGACGCACTGTATGACTCGTCTGCGCTTTGTGCTGAAAGATAATGATGCGGCGAATGTGGCCGAATTGAAGGCGATAAGCGGCGTGTTGGGCGTCGTGAAAAATGATAACCAGTGTCAGGTCATCATTGGCAACACCGTTTCTCAGGCCTACGCGGAAGTGGTGAAACTGCTGCCGGAAGGCGCGGAGGCTGAAAAAGCCGTACCGGTGAACAATAAAATTACGCTGCGACGCATCGGCGCGGGGATTCTGGATGCGCTGATTGGCACGATGTCACCGCTCATTCCAGCGATTATCGGCGGCTCGATGGTGAAACTGCTCGCCATGATCCTCGACATGACCGGGCTGTTTGAAAAGGGGGCATCGACGATAACGATCCTGAATGTGATTGGTGACGGCGCATTCTTCTTCCTGCCGATCATGGTGGCAGCATCTGCGGCAGTAAAATTCAAAACCAATATGTCACTGGCGATTGCTATCGCTGGGGTGCTGGTTCATCCGACGTTTATCGATCTGATGGCAAAAGCGGCGCAGGGTCAGCAGGTGGTGTTTATGGGGCTGACCGTCACGGCGGTGAAGTATACCTACACCGTCATTCCGGCGCTGTGTATGACCTGGATTCTGTCTTATATTGAAAAATGGGTAGACCGCATTACGCCAGCGGTGACCAAAAACTTCCTGAAGCCGATGTTAATCGTGCTGATTGCGTCCCCGATTGCCATCATGCTGATCGGCCCGATTGGGATCTGGATCGGTAGCGGCATTTCTGCGGTGGTGTACACCGTGCATGATTATCTGGGCTGGCTGTCCGTTGCCATCATGGGCGCTATCTGGCCGCTGCTGGTGATGACCGGTATGCACCGTGTGTTTACGCCGACTATTATTCAAACCATCGCCGAGACGGGAAAAGAAGGCATGGTGATGCCGTCTGAAATCGGTGCGAACCTGTCGCTGGGTGGCTCTTCACTGGCGGTTGCCTGGCGCACCAAAAACCCGGAGCTGCGCCAGACGGCGCTGGCTGCGGCGGCATCGGCTATTGTTGCTGGGATCTCTGAACCTGCGCTGTACGGTGTGGCGTTGCGTCTGAAGCGCCCGCTGATCGCCTGTTTAATTACCGGTTTTATCTGTGGTGCCGTTGCGGGTATCGGCGGTCTGGCAAGCCATTCAATGGCCTCGCCGGGGCTGTTTACCAGCGTGCAGTTCTTCGATCCAACCAATCCGATGAGTATTGCCTGGGTATTTGGCGTCATGATTCTGTCCGTCGTGATTTCCTTCTTCGTCACCTTGCTGCTGGGTTTTGAAGACATCCCGGTAGAAGACCAACCGGAAGAGAAACGCGTACAGAGCGATGAGATTTCCGTGCCGCAGCACGCAGCGAACACGAATTAA